CCGGTGTTCATGGGGATTTCATATGTATATAATTTAATATTTCGGTCACCTGCCTGACTGCGTCTTGCAGGCAGGTATGGAACTCGTAATTACAATAGTCACTCTGTGAGATATAAAGTTGTTCATGCTCGTTTCATAATAACAAATATTGTTTTTAGGTAATATAGAACAAACTACCTCTATAAATATACTGACAATTTTTTCTGAATTTATTATTTAAAGAGATGTTTTCTATATTAAATTATTTGTTGTCAGTCTTTTAAAGAAATAGCCTTTCTTTTAAATAATGCTGAAAAAAACAAAAATACAAACACTGCCACTGCCACAAAGAATCCATAATACGGGTATGAAACAGTTTCGAATTGAGCCACTTTACCATGTCCGAAAATCGTTGGCATAAAGGGCTTAATACCGCTAAATGCGCCACCTCCGTGTAAATCTAAGTGGTGGCCATACCAATACATTGAATACATGAATAGCAAAATAAAATAGATAGGTAAAAGCGCAGGTATAATCGCTAGAATTGAATTTTTCTTTCTTGGTGTAAATATAAAATAGATCACTAACAGGATGAAAAATACAAATATATACTTTGAGTTTATCAATATACCATCTAATATTTTTAAGTAAGTGGGGGTAACGTTTATTTCAACTGCGCTACCTGTTTTTGGATCAATAACATCATTGCCATTGGCATCTTTTTGGGTGTTAAATACGTAATATTCGGGGTGTATAATTTTTTCACCTTCTTTAGGATGTAAATTTGCACGTGTATTTACTCCTTGTACAATAGGATACATTCCTATATAATGATTAATAGCATTCATTTCTACCAAACATTCGGCCCCTTCATTAGTAGTAATTTCTTCACGTTCTTTTACTCCTTCACACCCATTGTAAACTCCATCATATCTAAATTCAATGCGAATACCTTTAGGATACATCGATTTGGGATATTGATGACTTTGTAATGCTACCCACCAAATAGGGGTGAAATATAGGGCAATGATTAATAGTACTCCAATTACAGCGAAGACTTTGTAGAGAAGTCCCAATATTTTAGCAGTATTATCCATAGTACTAAGATTAACTTATTAGAATTTATTTTAAATTTTTTTTCATATAAAGAAGCAAAATGATATTGAAATCAATATCATTTTGCCTTTTTGTTAAGTTTATTTAGCTGTTGTACCAGTCTGGTGTAACATGTATTTAATTGCGTTTTTAATATCATCGTCAGATAAAGCAGGGTTTCCTCCTTTTGGAGGCATAACTCCTTTTTCTCCCTGGAACCCTTTGATGGCGTGATCATTTAGAACATCCATTCCCTGTTCGGCTATAGTAGACCAACGTTCCTTTTCGTCAAATTTAGGAGCACCGGTAACACCTGTTGCATGACAGGCCATACACAGTCCGTCGTAGATTTCCTTACCATTACCATAATCACCACCCTTAATTTCAGTGGTAGTTTCAGTGGATTTCTCTTTCATTACCTGCTCTGTTTTGGCTTTCATGAAGGCAATGATTTTAGTTACATCTTCTTCAGAAACATTCTGATCCGGCATCTCTAATTTGTAAGTTTGACGCATAGCCTCAATATCGGCATCTTTCATTTTAGATTTTGGATCCATGATCCATTCTTTCAGCCACTTATCATCTCTGCGTTTTTCTATCATCAATAAATCCGGACCATTGAATTCTTCACCAAATTTATGACATGCACTACATCCATAATTTAGATATTGTAACTCACCCGGTAGTAAGTTTTCCAACTCAATGGATGAAGGTTTAAACGATTGCATTTTCATATCGGCGTTAATTCTGTCAGTATATGCCAATACCCGGTCAGTTTCGGCTGTTTTGTTGAATTTTACAGCTAAATATCCAACTAGTTGACGCTTGTCAGGACTATTTTGTGAATCTAGCAGTAATGGATACATTCCTGCTTTTTCAGCTTTAAATTTAATTGTAGCCGTTTCACCCGGACTGTAGTGATACATCTTATCATAAGAAGATACCTGATAAACGTAATGGTCTAATTTGCTTTGACCGTGGTTTGTAAGGTGTAAATATACAGTTTGCCCCTGTTCAACATTTAAATCTGCAGGAGTAACTTTACCTTCTTTGATAGTTCCATGAACATGTACATCTTTTCCTTTTACATCAGTTTTTTCAGCACCCAGTTCAGTGAAAAAATCGGATTTTTCATTAGTAGCAATATTTGTTCCCAGTTCATAAACAGCCTCTGATTTAAATTGATCAACATGCATTAGTGCAGTATAATGCGGCTCGCCCATTGGCAGAGGCAGATCATAAATAACTTTAGGATCGCCATCTTCGCTAATATCAATTAACTGGTGGTTTTGCGGGTGCAAGGGTCCTACAGGATTAAATCGGTCAATAGATAATTTATTTAAAGAAATCAGATATTTTCCGTGTGGATCCTGTGTATCGCCCGAAGCAGCTACAAGGTGACCTACATTATAGTGAGATGGTACAAAACCTAATACTTTCAGATTAATATAATCCCACTTTGTAATACGTGAATCTACATAAATAGAAGTGTAAACCACTCCTTCTTTACTGTCATATTGACTGTGTAATGGTCCTAAACCAACTTCAACACTTCCGTGTAAGGCATCTTCTAATTTAATAATAGGAATACCAAATCTGTCTTTGCCCTCAAACTTTTTATTTTTGATAGCATCCATTATTTTATCAAACTTATAAACCCAGGCATGAGAGTCTAATTTACCGGCAACAATTATGTACTGCCCTGTAGGGTCAACATCAACTCCGTGAGGTGATTTTGGTTCGGGAATTAAGAAAAATAGATTGTGTTTTATGGCATCTTCCATTTTAATAACTCTATGGCCACGCACCATCATAGGTTTAATAGTTCCGTTTTTCAACAGTTCCTCTGCTTTTTTCCAATTGGTTACGTGTAAATAATCTACATCTCTCGAAGAACAGCCCGCTTCAAATGGAGGGCGACCACTTTCGATACCTCCATAATACATTTCGGTACAGAATGAATTTGTAAATCCCCAACCATAACTGGCTAATTTACCTGCATCAGATAAATCCTGTGTGTAAGGAGGAAATTCAAATGTAAAAGATGCTTTTTTATCTACTCTTCCTTTTTCGTTATCAAAACGCCAATACGTAAGTCCACCTCTCCAGTATTTTTCAAAATTAGCTTCACTCAACTCATGATATTTCCAATCCATTGGAGAAGGATACTGTGAGGCTTCCATAAAGTAACGCGAATCAGGTGTAAAGAAACATCCACCGTGGTTTGATCTGTATATAGGACTTTTAATTACTTGTTTTACATGCCAGTCTTTCAAATCAAAAACATACACTCTCGGATTGGCTTTGTCGTTAATAACTGCCCATTTCCCATTATATATTCCATCGGTTTCAGAGAATCCGGGGTGGTGTGTATCTCCCCAAAGAATTTCCTGTCCCTCGATGAAACCATCTTCTAATAATTTATAAGTTTCTTCACTATAGCCAAAGCCAGAGTATGGCTGACGTGTATTAGTTGGAACGTATTTCAACATACGCATAGAAGGAATAGTGTACATAGGTAAGTTTCCTTCCTGTCCTCCTGAGTTTAAAGATACATATTCATCTTTTAAATTATCAGGAGTATAAGTTTTAGCTGCAGCTAAAACGTCTTCGGCATTTAGGCCTCTTCGTTTTACCACATCACCAAAAGATTCCTTTCCGTAAGGTTTTCCCGAAATATTTGTTCCACCTACGTATTCATCTCCTTTTTTGTCTTTGTCGTCACCACCACAACTTACGGTAAGCAAGGCTAATATGACAACAAATAAGCTCATAATTAATATAGAGCTGTATTTTATATTTAATATCTTCTTCATCATTTATTAGTTTTATAATTAACCGTAAGATTACTCTTCTACATCAACTTTCTCACTTAAGAGTTTTTTGGCACGTAAGCCAACATCGGCTGTTTTAACCTGATATTGCCAATACTGTTCTGCCCATAAGAAAGCATCTTTATATTTACCTTCTTTAGCATATCTCTCGTGATTTTCTTTAGATGTTTTAGCCTGATCTAACTGATCGAATGCATCATCAACCAAGGCTGCTACATACGGATAATCCTGGAAATTATTTTCCTTTAACCACGTAACCACTCCATTGATTATTTCCTGTGTGTCGTCAATTACAACAAGCTTTTCTTCATAAAGTTTTTTGTATTCGGCTAATTCCTCTTCGGTAAGAACAACATCTTTTTGCTCAACATCAACATATCCTTTTGGACGTATTAATAAAATACCTTCCATTTCTAAGTGTAAAGCAGAACAAAATTCTGTACAGTAATAAGGGAATACTCCGGGTCTGTCTGCCGTAAAAGTAACAGAAGCTGTTTTTCCCGGTTCAAAACTACCGTGAACACCATAGGTATCTACAGTAAAACCGTGAGTCTCATCTTCTGCACGTTCTAAATTAGTCAAGTGGAAAGTAACTACATCACCTTCGTTAACAGTAACAATTTCAGGAGTAATATGAGAACGGATCAATGTTCCAAATATGTGTACTCTGTTACCTTCACGTTCAATTTTTTCCTGTCCTGCAACAGTTTTGTATCTCGAAATCTCTCCGGTACGAGTGTTGGTACCCAACGGATATCGTATAATGGGTTTAATAGTAGTTCGCAATACAGCAACAGAACCATACACATTTGCTTGTGGTAAGCTCATTGTATATATATCAGCCATTTCGTCTGATGAAATATCAATTAAATGTTGGAAACTTGGGCGTACAGGCCCTACATCGGGATAGTTATCGTATAAACCTTCTTTATCAACTACTGTTAAGTAATTTGAATGAGGCGAAGCCGACATTCCCTGAGGAGTCATTAAGAAACTTGGCTTAAAGCTTAATTTTAACTCTGATTCTGTTTTACCGGACTCATAGTTAAAACGAACTATTTTGCTGTCACCATGAGATGATGCAAAGGCGGTGTTTTCCCGTTGGTCAAATGCAATATCAATTACATCTTTTCCGATAGCGATACTTGTTTTTTGTACACTTGCAGCATCAATAGGTGTATCTTTACCTAAAGCATCTTTTGCTTTTGCGAAATCAAAAACCAGAGTATTATCTGCTCCTACAACAAAGTATTTGCCATCAGGGGTTACTTTTACTGTGTTTGCTGATGACGGTAGGGCAATAAACCCAACTGCACTATTTTTTTTAGCCTCATCAAAAGAAACTACATTAAAGTCATTTATTTTTTTGGTAGTTAAAGTTGACAGTTTATTATAGTCGATTACATAAACAAAATTTTTACCGTCTTTTTCTGCTAACCCAACCATTAATCCGTCACTAGCTTTTTTTCCGGTATCAAAGTAATCTAATGTATACGGAGGTAGTTCAAGCGTGACTGATTTTTCTTTAATCATTCTGCTTTTGTGAACATTTTCTCCTTCTACAAACTTCCAGAAAGTAACACCTGATTTAAACTTATCGTCAAACTCAGTTGATACATCTGCTGTCTTATAATCCCATGGAGCAGGATATTGACTTGACTGTATAATATATTCAGTATTTTGCGTAACAGCTACGCCCGGATAAGTACTGATGAAAAGTGGATTTGACAATACCTGTTTAGTTTCAAAATCATCTAATCCCATCAGTGCAATTCTGGAGTTAGCTCCATCTGAGAAGAAAGCGAAATGCCCGTCATAATTTCCGTCTTTTTCAGAAAAAGCCGGGAAACGCATATCTCCATAGGTGCTAATTCTGTTATCCATTGATGATTTTTTTAATACCAATGAACTTTCATCATCAAAGCCATAGCCTTGCCATGGTTCAGGAGAAAATACTCCTACGTATTTATAAATTCGCATTGATGGCATACCGTATACAATCATAGTTCCGGAATTTCCTGTACCTACAATTGAAAAATACTCATCACGACCACCACGTGGCATGAAGGTCTTTACTGCTGCCAGCACATCCTGGTCATTTAAGCCCCGTGCTGTTTTAACATCTTCGAGTGTTTGCTGTGCAAAGGTATCAGTAGCAAAGAGCGCCAGTGATACAATTCCGGCAACAACCATGATAAACCAATTTGATTTTTTCATGTGTATAGATTTTTACATTAAAGTAGCGTGTAATCCCTTTAATATCATTCCGACAGGAAAAAAGCTTTGTTTATAATGGGATTTCATGCATTCTTGTAACTAGTTAATTCACACTAAATTACGAATAAATCAATTACATTGTGAAATAATAAAGCCATTTTTGCTTTAATATAGTTACATTCTAAATAAAAATACTTAAAAGTCTTTTTTATGTATAAGCACCTGTATTTAGTATTGTTTTAGATTTTATTTGAGTATTATTTATAATGTGAAAGTATTTTTTTTAGTGTTAATTATTTAAAAATGACACATTTAGGTGTGATGTGTTAGACTGTGAATCCCCTTTTTTCAATTTTATTAATGAAAAAATACGCAATAATTTTGTCTTTACTGTTTACATTCTTAGTCTGGTAGAACAAAACACCGGAAGTATATTTGGTAGTGTTGTAGATAAAAAAAATGGAAAAGTAATTTTAAAAGCTTATGTGTTGATTTTAGAAGCAGAACAAGGCTACTGTTTCCGGAAAATAGACTTGATCCCAAGTATGTCGACTTTGAAAAGGATACAATAAAACAAAAAAGGTTTAACGTTACCGCTAAACCTTTTTACAAACTAACCCAAAAATCTTACTATGAAAAAACTTGTATTACTACAATTCCCTTGTTTTAACAGTGCAAATATGCTTCAATATTGTAGTT
This DNA window, taken from Bacteroidota bacterium, encodes the following:
- the nosZ gene encoding Sec-dependent nitrous-oxide reductase, whose protein sequence is MKKILNIKYSSILIMSLFVVILALLTVSCGGDDKDKKGDEYVGGTNISGKPYGKESFGDVVKRRGLNAEDVLAAAKTYTPDNLKDEYVSLNSGGQEGNLPMYTIPSMRMLKYVPTNTRQPYSGFGYSEETYKLLEDGFIEGQEILWGDTHHPGFSETDGIYNGKWAVINDKANPRVYVFDLKDWHVKQVIKSPIYRSNHGGCFFTPDSRYFMEASQYPSPMDWKYHELSEANFEKYWRGGLTYWRFDNEKGRVDKKASFTFEFPPYTQDLSDAGKLASYGWGFTNSFCTEMYYGGIESGRPPFEAGCSSRDVDYLHVTNWKKAEELLKNGTIKPMMVRGHRVIKMEDAIKHNLFFLIPEPKSPHGVDVDPTGQYIIVAGKLDSHAWVYKFDKIMDAIKNKKFEGKDRFGIPIIKLEDALHGSVEVGLGPLHSQYDSKEGVVYTSIYVDSRITKWDYINLKVLGFVPSHYNVGHLVAASGDTQDPHGKYLISLNKLSIDRFNPVGPLHPQNHQLIDISEDGDPKVIYDLPLPMGEPHYTALMHVDQFKSEAVYELGTNIATNEKSDFFTELGAEKTDVKGKDVHVHGTIKEGKVTPADLNVEQGQTVYLHLTNHGQSKLDHYVYQVSSYDKMYHYSPGETATIKFKAEKAGMYPLLLDSQNSPDKRQLVGYLAVKFNKTAETDRVLAYTDRINADMKMQSFKPSSIELENLLPGELQYLNYGCSACHKFGEEFNGPDLLMIEKRRDDKWLKEWIMDPKSKMKDADIEAMRQTYKLEMPDQNVSEEDVTKIIAFMKAKTEQVMKEKSTETTTEIKGGDYGNGKEIYDGLCMACHATGVTGAPKFDEKERWSTIAEQGMDVLNDHAIKGFQGEKGVMPPKGGNPALSDDDIKNAIKYMLHQTGTTAK
- a CDS encoding cytochrome C — protein: MKKSNWFIMVVAGIVSLALFATDTFAQQTLEDVKTARGLNDQDVLAAVKTFMPRGGRDEYFSIVGTGNSGTMIVYGMPSMRIYKYVGVFSPEPWQGYGFDDESSLVLKKSSMDNRISTYGDMRFPAFSEKDGNYDGHFAFFSDGANSRIALMGLDDFETKQVLSNPLFISTYPGVAVTQNTEYIIQSSQYPAPWDYKTADVSTEFDDKFKSGVTFWKFVEGENVHKSRMIKEKSVTLELPPYTLDYFDTGKKASDGLMVGLAEKDGKNFVYVIDYNKLSTLTTKKINDFNVVSFDEAKKNSAVGFIALPSSANTVKVTPDGKYFVVGADNTLVFDFAKAKDALGKDTPIDAASVQKTSIAIGKDVIDIAFDQRENTAFASSHGDSKIVRFNYESGKTESELKLSFKPSFLMTPQGMSASPHSNYLTVVDKEGLYDNYPDVGPVRPSFQHLIDISSDEMADIYTMSLPQANVYGSVAVLRTTIKPIIRYPLGTNTRTGEISRYKTVAGQEKIEREGNRVHIFGTLIRSHITPEIVTVNEGDVVTFHLTNLERAEDETHGFTVDTYGVHGSFEPGKTASVTFTADRPGVFPYYCTEFCSALHLEMEGILLIRPKGYVDVEQKDVVLTEEELAEYKKLYEEKLVVIDDTQEIINGVVTWLKENNFQDYPYVAALVDDAFDQLDQAKTSKENHERYAKEGKYKDAFLWAEQYWQYQVKTADVGLRAKKLLSEKVDVEE